A single genomic interval of Panthera tigris isolate Pti1 chromosome E3, P.tigris_Pti1_mat1.1, whole genome shotgun sequence harbors:
- the GIGYF1 gene encoding GRB10-interacting GYF protein 1 isoform X1, with product MAAETLNFGPEWLRALSSGGSVASPPPSPAMPKYKLADYRYGREEMLALYVKENKVPDELQDKEFAAVLQEEPLQPLALEPLTEEEQRNFSLSVNSVAVLRLMGKGAGPPLGGASRGRGSTRSRGRGRGDSCFYQRSIEEGEGAFGRNPREIQRSQSWDDRGERRFEKSARRDGARSGFEEGGAGPRKEHARSDSENWRSLREEQEEEEEGSWRLGAGPRRDGDRWRSASPDSGPRSAGWREHGDRRRKFEFDIRGDRGGCGEEEGRGGGGSAHLRRCRGPDGFEEDKDGLPEWCLDDEDEEMGTFDASGAFLPLKKGPKEPIPEEQELDFQGLEEEEEEPSEALDEAGPEAGGKELTPLPPQEENSSSPPPLPTLGPLWGTNGEGDDATEKDLPATEDDMRGMQLSPGVGSPPGPPGDLEDDEGLKHLQQEAEKLVASLQDSSLEEEQFTAAMQAQGLRHSAAATALPLSHGAARKWFYKDPQGEIQGPFTTQEMAEWFQAGYFSMALLVKRGCDEGFQPLGEVIKMWGRVPFAPGPSPPPLLGNMDQERLKKQQELAAAALYQQLQHQQFLQLVGSRQLPQCALREKAALGDLTPPQQQLTAFLQQLQALKPPRGGDQNLLPTMNRSLSVPDSGPLWDIHTSASSQSGGEASLWDIPINSSTQGPILEQLQLQHKFQERREVELRAKREEEERKRREEKRRQQQQQQEEQKRRQEEEELFRRKQVRQQELLLKLLQQQQAAAAVPASPAPSSPPPLWAGLAKQGLSMKTLLELQLEGERQLHKQPPPREPSRAQAPNHRVQLGGLGAAPLNQWVSEAGPLWGGPDKSGGGSSGGLGLWEDTLKSSGSLARSLGLKNSRSSPSLSDSHSHLSGRPVRKKTEEEEKLLKLLQGIPRPQDGFTQWCEQMLHTLSTTGSLDVPMAVAILKEVESPYDVHDYIRSCLGDTLEAKEFAKQFLERRAKQKASQQRQQEAWLSGGSLQTAFQTNHSTKLGPGEGSKAKRRALMLHSDPSILGYSLHGPSGEIESVDDY from the exons ATGGCAGCAGAGACCCTCAATTTTGGGCCTGAGTG GCTGAGGGCCCTTTCCAGCGGTGGCAGTGTGGCCTCTCCACCCCCGTCCCCTGCCATGCCCAAATACAAGCTGGCTGACTATCGCTACGGGCGAGAAGAGATGCTGGCTCTCTACGTCAAGGAGAACAAG GTACCCGATGAGCTGCAGGACAAGGAGTTTGCTGCGGTGCTGCAGGAGGAGCCACTGCAGCCCCTGGCGCTGGAGCCTTTGACTGAGGAGGAGCAG AGAAACTTCTCCCTGTCAGTGAACAGTGTGGCTGTGCTGAGGCTGATGGGGAAGGGGGCCGGCCCCCCCCTAGGTGGCGCCTCCCGCGGCAGGGGCAGCACTCGGAGCCGAG GCCGAGGCCGTGGTGACAGTTGCTTTTACCAAAGAAGCATCGAAGAAGGCGAAGGGGCCTTTGGCCGAAACCCCCGGGAGATCCAGCGTAGCCAGAGTTGGGATGACAG AGGCGAGAGAAGGTTTGAGAAGTCAGCCAGGAGGGATGGAG CGCGATCCGGgtttgaggagggaggggctggcccgAGGAAGGAACATGCCCGCTCAGATAGCGAGAACTGGCGTTCTCTCCGAGAGgagcaagaggaagaggaggaaggcagtTGGAGACTTGGGGCAGGACCCCGGCGAGATGGCGACCGCTGGCGCTCAGCCAGCCCTG ATAGCGGTCCCCGCTCTGCTGGCTGGCGGGAACATGGGGACCGGCGTCGCAAGTTTGAATTTGATATTCGAGGGGATCGAGGAGGGTGTGGTGaagaggaggggcggggtgggggaggcagcgCTCACCTGCGGAGGTGCCGAGGGCCTGACGGCTTTGAGGAGGACAAGGATGGGCTCCCCGAATGGTGCCTGGACGATGAGGATGAGGAGATGGGCACCTTTGATGCCTCTGGGGCCTTTCTGCCTCTCAAG AAGGGCCCCAAGGAGCCTATTCCTGAGGAGCAGGAGCTCGACTTCCAGggcctggaggaagaggaggaagaacctTCTGAAGCGCTAGATGAGGCGGGCCCTGAGGCGG GAGGGAAGGAGCTGACCCCACTGCCTCCCCAGGAGGAAAActccagctccccacccccactgcccaccTTGGGCCCGCTCTGGGGAACTAACGGGGAAGGCGACGATGCTACAGAGAAAGACCTGCCGGCGACTGAAG ACGATATGAGGGGGATGCAGCTGAGTCCCGGGGTGGGCTCACCCCCTGGTCCACCTGGAGATCTGGAGGATGATGAAGGCCTGAAGCACCTGCAGCAG GAGGCAGAGAAGCTGGTGGCCTCCCTGCAGGACAGCTCCCTGGAGGAAGAGCAGTTCACGGCTGCCATGCAGGCCCAGGGTCTGCGCCACTCAGCAGCTGCCACTGCCCTCCCTCTCAGCCACGGTGCGGCCCGGAAGTGGTTCTACAAGGACCCACAGGGGGAGATCCAAG GCCCCTTTACAACGCAGGAGATGGCCGAGTGGTTCCAGGCGGGCTATTTTTCCATGGCACTGCTTGTGAAGCGGGGCTGTGATGAGGGCTTCCAGCCACTGGGTGAGGTGATCAAGATGTGGGGTCGCGTGCCCTTTGCCCCGGGACCCTCACCACCCCCACTGCTG GGCAACATGGACCAGGAGCGGCTGAAGAAGCAGCAGGAGCTGGCGGCCGCGGCCTTGTACCAGCAGCTGCAGCACCAGCAGTTTCTGCAGCTGGTCGGCAG CCGGCAGCTCCCGCAGTGCGCGCTCCGGGAAAAGGCCGCTCTGGGGGACCTGACGCCGCCCCAGCAGCAGCTCACTGCGTTCCTACAGCAGCTCCAAGCTCTCAAACCGCCCAG AGGCGGGGACCAGAACCTGCTCCCGACCATGAACCGGTCCTTGTCGGTGCCGGATTCGGGCCCCCTCTGGGACATACATACCTCAGCCTCATCACAGTCAG GCGGTGAGGCCAGTCTTTGGGACATACCAATTAACTCTTCGACTCAGGGTCCAATTCTAGAACAACTCCAGCTGCAACACAAA TTCCAAGAGCGCAGAGAAGTGGAGCTCAGGGCGaagcgggaggaggaggagcgcaAGCGGCGGGAGGAGAAGCgccggcagcagcagcagcagcaggaggagcagAAGCGGCGGCAGGAAGAAGAGGAGCTGTTCCGGCGCAAGCAG GTGCGGCAGCAGGAGCTCCTGCTGAAGCtgctgcagcagcagcaggcagCGGCCGCCGTCCCGGCGTCCCCCGCACCCAGCTCCCCGCCACCGTTGTGGGCCGGCCTGGCCAAGCAGGGGCTGTCCATGAAGACGCTGCTGGAGCTGCAGCTGGAGGGCGAGCGGCAGCTGCATAAGCAGCCCCCGCCTCGGGAGCCGTCGCGGGCCCAGGCCCCCAACCACCGTGTG CAGCTCGGGGGCCTGGGCGCTGCTCCTCTGAACCAGTGGGTGTCTGAGGCTGGGCCACTGTGGGGCGGGCCCGACAAGAGCGGGGGCGGCAGCAGCGGTGGCCTGGGGCTCTGGGAGGACACCCTCAAGAGCAGCGGGAGCCTGGCCCGCAGCCTGGGCCTGAAGAACAGCCGGAGCAGCCCCTCTCTCAG TGACTCGCACAGCCACCTGTCAGGCCGGCCTGTGCGCAaaaagacagaggaggaagagaagctgCTGAAGCTGCTCCAGGGCATCCCCAGGCCCCAGGACGGCTTCACCCAGTGGTGTGAGCAGATGCTGCACACATTGAGCACCACAGGCAGCCTGGACG TGCCCATGGCTGTAGCGATCCTCAAGGAGGTGGAATCCCCCTACGATGTCCACGATTATATCCGGTCCTGCTTGGGGGACACGCTGGAAGCCAAAGAATTTGCCAAACAGTTCCTGGAGCGGAGGGCCAAACAGAAAGCCAGCCAGCAGCGGCAGCAG GAGGCTTGGCTGAGTGGCGGCTCCCTGCAGACAGCCTTTCAGACCAACCACAGCACCAAACTCGGCCCTGGGGAGGGCAGCAAGGCCAAGAGGCGGGCTCTGATGCTGCACTCGGATCCCAGCATCTTGG GGTACTCCCTGCACGGACCTTCTGGTGAGATCGAGAGCGTGGATGACTACTGA
- the GIGYF1 gene encoding GRB10-interacting GYF protein 1 isoform X3, whose protein sequence is MGKGAGPPLGGASRGRGSTRSRGRGRGDSCFYQRSIEEGEGAFGRNPREIQRSQSWDDRGERRFEKSARRDGARSGFEEGGAGPRKEHARSDSENWRSLREEQEEEEEGSWRLGAGPRRDGDRWRSASPDSGPRSAGWREHGDRRRKFEFDIRGDRGGCGEEEGRGGGGSAHLRRCRGPDGFEEDKDGLPEWCLDDEDEEMGTFDASGAFLPLKKGPKEPIPEEQELDFQGLEEEEEEPSEALDEAGPEAGGKELTPLPPQEENSSSPPPLPTLGPLWGTNGEGDDATEKDLPATEDDMRGMQLSPGVGSPPGPPGDLEDDEGLKHLQQEAEKLVASLQDSSLEEEQFTAAMQAQGLRHSAAATALPLSHGAARKWFYKDPQGEIQGPFTTQEMAEWFQAGYFSMALLVKRGCDEGFQPLGEVIKMWGRVPFAPGPSPPPLLGNMDQERLKKQQELAAAALYQQLQHQQFLQLVGSRQLPQCALREKAALGDLTPPQQQLTAFLQQLQALKPPRGGDQNLLPTMNRSLSVPDSGPLWDIHTSASSQSGGEASLWDIPINSSTQGPILEQLQLQHKFQERREVELRAKREEEERKRREEKRRQQQQQQEEQKRRQEEEELFRRKQVRQQELLLKLLQQQQAAAAVPASPAPSSPPPLWAGLAKQGLSMKTLLELQLEGERQLHKQPPPREPSRAQAPNHRVQLGGLGAAPLNQWVSEAGPLWGGPDKSGGGSSGGLGLWEDTLKSSGSLARSLGLKNSRSSPSLSDSHSHLSGRPVRKKTEEEEKLLKLLQGIPRPQDGFTQWCEQMLHTLSTTGSLDVPMAVAILKEVESPYDVHDYIRSCLGDTLEAKEFAKQFLERRAKQKASQQRQQEAWLSGGSLQTAFQTNHSTKLGPGEGSKAKRRALMLHSDPSILGYSLHGPSGEIESVDDY, encoded by the exons ATGGGGAAGGGGGCCGGCCCCCCCCTAGGTGGCGCCTCCCGCGGCAGGGGCAGCACTCGGAGCCGAG GCCGAGGCCGTGGTGACAGTTGCTTTTACCAAAGAAGCATCGAAGAAGGCGAAGGGGCCTTTGGCCGAAACCCCCGGGAGATCCAGCGTAGCCAGAGTTGGGATGACAG AGGCGAGAGAAGGTTTGAGAAGTCAGCCAGGAGGGATGGAG CGCGATCCGGgtttgaggagggaggggctggcccgAGGAAGGAACATGCCCGCTCAGATAGCGAGAACTGGCGTTCTCTCCGAGAGgagcaagaggaagaggaggaaggcagtTGGAGACTTGGGGCAGGACCCCGGCGAGATGGCGACCGCTGGCGCTCAGCCAGCCCTG ATAGCGGTCCCCGCTCTGCTGGCTGGCGGGAACATGGGGACCGGCGTCGCAAGTTTGAATTTGATATTCGAGGGGATCGAGGAGGGTGTGGTGaagaggaggggcggggtgggggaggcagcgCTCACCTGCGGAGGTGCCGAGGGCCTGACGGCTTTGAGGAGGACAAGGATGGGCTCCCCGAATGGTGCCTGGACGATGAGGATGAGGAGATGGGCACCTTTGATGCCTCTGGGGCCTTTCTGCCTCTCAAG AAGGGCCCCAAGGAGCCTATTCCTGAGGAGCAGGAGCTCGACTTCCAGggcctggaggaagaggaggaagaacctTCTGAAGCGCTAGATGAGGCGGGCCCTGAGGCGG GAGGGAAGGAGCTGACCCCACTGCCTCCCCAGGAGGAAAActccagctccccacccccactgcccaccTTGGGCCCGCTCTGGGGAACTAACGGGGAAGGCGACGATGCTACAGAGAAAGACCTGCCGGCGACTGAAG ACGATATGAGGGGGATGCAGCTGAGTCCCGGGGTGGGCTCACCCCCTGGTCCACCTGGAGATCTGGAGGATGATGAAGGCCTGAAGCACCTGCAGCAG GAGGCAGAGAAGCTGGTGGCCTCCCTGCAGGACAGCTCCCTGGAGGAAGAGCAGTTCACGGCTGCCATGCAGGCCCAGGGTCTGCGCCACTCAGCAGCTGCCACTGCCCTCCCTCTCAGCCACGGTGCGGCCCGGAAGTGGTTCTACAAGGACCCACAGGGGGAGATCCAAG GCCCCTTTACAACGCAGGAGATGGCCGAGTGGTTCCAGGCGGGCTATTTTTCCATGGCACTGCTTGTGAAGCGGGGCTGTGATGAGGGCTTCCAGCCACTGGGTGAGGTGATCAAGATGTGGGGTCGCGTGCCCTTTGCCCCGGGACCCTCACCACCCCCACTGCTG GGCAACATGGACCAGGAGCGGCTGAAGAAGCAGCAGGAGCTGGCGGCCGCGGCCTTGTACCAGCAGCTGCAGCACCAGCAGTTTCTGCAGCTGGTCGGCAG CCGGCAGCTCCCGCAGTGCGCGCTCCGGGAAAAGGCCGCTCTGGGGGACCTGACGCCGCCCCAGCAGCAGCTCACTGCGTTCCTACAGCAGCTCCAAGCTCTCAAACCGCCCAG AGGCGGGGACCAGAACCTGCTCCCGACCATGAACCGGTCCTTGTCGGTGCCGGATTCGGGCCCCCTCTGGGACATACATACCTCAGCCTCATCACAGTCAG GCGGTGAGGCCAGTCTTTGGGACATACCAATTAACTCTTCGACTCAGGGTCCAATTCTAGAACAACTCCAGCTGCAACACAAA TTCCAAGAGCGCAGAGAAGTGGAGCTCAGGGCGaagcgggaggaggaggagcgcaAGCGGCGGGAGGAGAAGCgccggcagcagcagcagcagcaggaggagcagAAGCGGCGGCAGGAAGAAGAGGAGCTGTTCCGGCGCAAGCAG GTGCGGCAGCAGGAGCTCCTGCTGAAGCtgctgcagcagcagcaggcagCGGCCGCCGTCCCGGCGTCCCCCGCACCCAGCTCCCCGCCACCGTTGTGGGCCGGCCTGGCCAAGCAGGGGCTGTCCATGAAGACGCTGCTGGAGCTGCAGCTGGAGGGCGAGCGGCAGCTGCATAAGCAGCCCCCGCCTCGGGAGCCGTCGCGGGCCCAGGCCCCCAACCACCGTGTG CAGCTCGGGGGCCTGGGCGCTGCTCCTCTGAACCAGTGGGTGTCTGAGGCTGGGCCACTGTGGGGCGGGCCCGACAAGAGCGGGGGCGGCAGCAGCGGTGGCCTGGGGCTCTGGGAGGACACCCTCAAGAGCAGCGGGAGCCTGGCCCGCAGCCTGGGCCTGAAGAACAGCCGGAGCAGCCCCTCTCTCAG TGACTCGCACAGCCACCTGTCAGGCCGGCCTGTGCGCAaaaagacagaggaggaagagaagctgCTGAAGCTGCTCCAGGGCATCCCCAGGCCCCAGGACGGCTTCACCCAGTGGTGTGAGCAGATGCTGCACACATTGAGCACCACAGGCAGCCTGGACG TGCCCATGGCTGTAGCGATCCTCAAGGAGGTGGAATCCCCCTACGATGTCCACGATTATATCCGGTCCTGCTTGGGGGACACGCTGGAAGCCAAAGAATTTGCCAAACAGTTCCTGGAGCGGAGGGCCAAACAGAAAGCCAGCCAGCAGCGGCAGCAG GAGGCTTGGCTGAGTGGCGGCTCCCTGCAGACAGCCTTTCAGACCAACCACAGCACCAAACTCGGCCCTGGGGAGGGCAGCAAGGCCAAGAGGCGGGCTCTGATGCTGCACTCGGATCCCAGCATCTTGG GGTACTCCCTGCACGGACCTTCTGGTGAGATCGAGAGCGTGGATGACTACTGA
- the GIGYF1 gene encoding GRB10-interacting GYF protein 1 isoform X2, which translates to MAAETLNFGPEWLRALSSGGSVASPPPSPAMPKYKLADYRYGREEMLALYVKENKVPDELQDKEFAAVLQEEPLQPLALEPLTEEEQRNFSLSVNSVAVLRLMGKGAGPPLGGASRGRGSTRSRGRGRGDSCFYQRSIEEGEGAFGRNPREIQRSQSWDDRGERRFEKSARRDGARSGFEEGGAGPRKEHARSDSENWRSLREEQEEEEEGSWRLGAGPRRDGDRWRSASPDSGPRSAGWREHGDRRRKFEFDIRGDRGGCGEEEGRGGGGSAHLRRCRGPDGFEEDKDGLPEWCLDDEDEEMGTFDASGAFLPLKKGPKEPIPEEQELDFQGLEEEEEEPSEALDEAGPEAGGKELTPLPPQEENSSSPPPLPTLGPLWGTNGEGDDATEKDLPATEDDMRGMQLSPGVGSPPGPPGDLEDDEGLKHLQQEAEKLVASLQDSSLEEEQFTAAMQAQGLRHSAAATALPLSHGAARKWFYKDPQGEIQGPFTTQEMAEWFQAGYFSMALLVKRGCDEGFQPLGEVIKMWGRVPFAPGPSPPPLLGNMDQERLKKQQELAAAALYQQLQHQQFLQLVGSRQLPQCALREKAALGDLTPPQQQLTAFLQQLQALKPPRGGDQNLLPTMNRSLSVPDSGPLWDIHTSASSQSGGEASLWDIPINSSTQGPILEQLQLQHKFQERREVELRAKREEEERKRREEKRRQQQQQQEEQKRRQEEEELFRRKQVRQQELLLKLLQQQQAAAAVPASPAPSSPPPLWAGLAKQGLSMKTLLELQLEGERQLHKQPPPREPSRAQAPNHRVLGGLGAAPLNQWVSEAGPLWGGPDKSGGGSSGGLGLWEDTLKSSGSLARSLGLKNSRSSPSLSDSHSHLSGRPVRKKTEEEEKLLKLLQGIPRPQDGFTQWCEQMLHTLSTTGSLDVPMAVAILKEVESPYDVHDYIRSCLGDTLEAKEFAKQFLERRAKQKASQQRQQEAWLSGGSLQTAFQTNHSTKLGPGEGSKAKRRALMLHSDPSILGYSLHGPSGEIESVDDY; encoded by the exons ATGGCAGCAGAGACCCTCAATTTTGGGCCTGAGTG GCTGAGGGCCCTTTCCAGCGGTGGCAGTGTGGCCTCTCCACCCCCGTCCCCTGCCATGCCCAAATACAAGCTGGCTGACTATCGCTACGGGCGAGAAGAGATGCTGGCTCTCTACGTCAAGGAGAACAAG GTACCCGATGAGCTGCAGGACAAGGAGTTTGCTGCGGTGCTGCAGGAGGAGCCACTGCAGCCCCTGGCGCTGGAGCCTTTGACTGAGGAGGAGCAG AGAAACTTCTCCCTGTCAGTGAACAGTGTGGCTGTGCTGAGGCTGATGGGGAAGGGGGCCGGCCCCCCCCTAGGTGGCGCCTCCCGCGGCAGGGGCAGCACTCGGAGCCGAG GCCGAGGCCGTGGTGACAGTTGCTTTTACCAAAGAAGCATCGAAGAAGGCGAAGGGGCCTTTGGCCGAAACCCCCGGGAGATCCAGCGTAGCCAGAGTTGGGATGACAG AGGCGAGAGAAGGTTTGAGAAGTCAGCCAGGAGGGATGGAG CGCGATCCGGgtttgaggagggaggggctggcccgAGGAAGGAACATGCCCGCTCAGATAGCGAGAACTGGCGTTCTCTCCGAGAGgagcaagaggaagaggaggaaggcagtTGGAGACTTGGGGCAGGACCCCGGCGAGATGGCGACCGCTGGCGCTCAGCCAGCCCTG ATAGCGGTCCCCGCTCTGCTGGCTGGCGGGAACATGGGGACCGGCGTCGCAAGTTTGAATTTGATATTCGAGGGGATCGAGGAGGGTGTGGTGaagaggaggggcggggtgggggaggcagcgCTCACCTGCGGAGGTGCCGAGGGCCTGACGGCTTTGAGGAGGACAAGGATGGGCTCCCCGAATGGTGCCTGGACGATGAGGATGAGGAGATGGGCACCTTTGATGCCTCTGGGGCCTTTCTGCCTCTCAAG AAGGGCCCCAAGGAGCCTATTCCTGAGGAGCAGGAGCTCGACTTCCAGggcctggaggaagaggaggaagaacctTCTGAAGCGCTAGATGAGGCGGGCCCTGAGGCGG GAGGGAAGGAGCTGACCCCACTGCCTCCCCAGGAGGAAAActccagctccccacccccactgcccaccTTGGGCCCGCTCTGGGGAACTAACGGGGAAGGCGACGATGCTACAGAGAAAGACCTGCCGGCGACTGAAG ACGATATGAGGGGGATGCAGCTGAGTCCCGGGGTGGGCTCACCCCCTGGTCCACCTGGAGATCTGGAGGATGATGAAGGCCTGAAGCACCTGCAGCAG GAGGCAGAGAAGCTGGTGGCCTCCCTGCAGGACAGCTCCCTGGAGGAAGAGCAGTTCACGGCTGCCATGCAGGCCCAGGGTCTGCGCCACTCAGCAGCTGCCACTGCCCTCCCTCTCAGCCACGGTGCGGCCCGGAAGTGGTTCTACAAGGACCCACAGGGGGAGATCCAAG GCCCCTTTACAACGCAGGAGATGGCCGAGTGGTTCCAGGCGGGCTATTTTTCCATGGCACTGCTTGTGAAGCGGGGCTGTGATGAGGGCTTCCAGCCACTGGGTGAGGTGATCAAGATGTGGGGTCGCGTGCCCTTTGCCCCGGGACCCTCACCACCCCCACTGCTG GGCAACATGGACCAGGAGCGGCTGAAGAAGCAGCAGGAGCTGGCGGCCGCGGCCTTGTACCAGCAGCTGCAGCACCAGCAGTTTCTGCAGCTGGTCGGCAG CCGGCAGCTCCCGCAGTGCGCGCTCCGGGAAAAGGCCGCTCTGGGGGACCTGACGCCGCCCCAGCAGCAGCTCACTGCGTTCCTACAGCAGCTCCAAGCTCTCAAACCGCCCAG AGGCGGGGACCAGAACCTGCTCCCGACCATGAACCGGTCCTTGTCGGTGCCGGATTCGGGCCCCCTCTGGGACATACATACCTCAGCCTCATCACAGTCAG GCGGTGAGGCCAGTCTTTGGGACATACCAATTAACTCTTCGACTCAGGGTCCAATTCTAGAACAACTCCAGCTGCAACACAAA TTCCAAGAGCGCAGAGAAGTGGAGCTCAGGGCGaagcgggaggaggaggagcgcaAGCGGCGGGAGGAGAAGCgccggcagcagcagcagcagcaggaggagcagAAGCGGCGGCAGGAAGAAGAGGAGCTGTTCCGGCGCAAGCAG GTGCGGCAGCAGGAGCTCCTGCTGAAGCtgctgcagcagcagcaggcagCGGCCGCCGTCCCGGCGTCCCCCGCACCCAGCTCCCCGCCACCGTTGTGGGCCGGCCTGGCCAAGCAGGGGCTGTCCATGAAGACGCTGCTGGAGCTGCAGCTGGAGGGCGAGCGGCAGCTGCATAAGCAGCCCCCGCCTCGGGAGCCGTCGCGGGCCCAGGCCCCCAACCACCGTGTG CTCGGGGGCCTGGGCGCTGCTCCTCTGAACCAGTGGGTGTCTGAGGCTGGGCCACTGTGGGGCGGGCCCGACAAGAGCGGGGGCGGCAGCAGCGGTGGCCTGGGGCTCTGGGAGGACACCCTCAAGAGCAGCGGGAGCCTGGCCCGCAGCCTGGGCCTGAAGAACAGCCGGAGCAGCCCCTCTCTCAG TGACTCGCACAGCCACCTGTCAGGCCGGCCTGTGCGCAaaaagacagaggaggaagagaagctgCTGAAGCTGCTCCAGGGCATCCCCAGGCCCCAGGACGGCTTCACCCAGTGGTGTGAGCAGATGCTGCACACATTGAGCACCACAGGCAGCCTGGACG TGCCCATGGCTGTAGCGATCCTCAAGGAGGTGGAATCCCCCTACGATGTCCACGATTATATCCGGTCCTGCTTGGGGGACACGCTGGAAGCCAAAGAATTTGCCAAACAGTTCCTGGAGCGGAGGGCCAAACAGAAAGCCAGCCAGCAGCGGCAGCAG GAGGCTTGGCTGAGTGGCGGCTCCCTGCAGACAGCCTTTCAGACCAACCACAGCACCAAACTCGGCCCTGGGGAGGGCAGCAAGGCCAAGAGGCGGGCTCTGATGCTGCACTCGGATCCCAGCATCTTGG GGTACTCCCTGCACGGACCTTCTGGTGAGATCGAGAGCGTGGATGACTACTGA
- the POP7 gene encoding ribonuclease P protein subunit p20 — protein sequence MAENREPRGAVEAELDPVEYTLRKRLPHRLPRRPNDIYVNMKTDFKAQLARCQKLLDGGARGQNSCSEIYIHGLGLAINRAINIALQLQAGSFGSLQVAANTSTVELVDELEPETDTREPLTRIRNNSAIHIRVFRVTPK from the coding sequence ATGGCGGAAAATCGAGAGCCCCGCGGGGCCGTCGAGGCTGAGCTGGACCCGGTGGAGTATACCCTTCGGAAGCGGCTCCCCCACCGCCTGCCCCGGAGACCCAATGACATTTACGTCAACATGAAGACTGACTTTAAAGCCCAGCTGGCCCGCTGCCAAAAGCTTCTGGACGGAGGGGCTCGgggtcagaactcatgcagtgaGATCTACATTCATGGCTTGGGCCTGGCCATCAACCGTGCCATCAACATTGCTCTACAGCTTCAGGCGGGCAGCTTCGGGTCCTTGCAGGTGGCTGCCAATACCTCCACCGTGGAGCTCGTCGATGAGCTGGAACCAGAGACTGATACCCGAGAGCCGCTGACCCGCATCCGCAACAACTCGGCCATCCACATCCGTGTTTTCAGGGTTACACCCAAGTAA